A DNA window from Parabacteroides johnsonii DSM 18315 contains the following coding sequences:
- a CDS encoding aconitate hydratase has product MVYDIDMLRSFYSNFPKRVDAARKHVGRPLTLAEKILYAHLYNESDIHPFRRGEDYVNFRPDRVAMQDATAQMALLQFMNAGKSESAVPATVHCDHLIQANMGAKTDIATATQSNSEVYDFLKSVSDKYGIGFWKPGAGIIHQVVLENYAFPGGMMVGTDSHTPNAGGLGMIAIGVGGADAVDVMTGMEWELKMPKLIGVKLTGSLSGWASPKDVILKLAGILTVKGGTNAIIEYFGPGAASLSATGKATICNMGAEVGATTSLFPFDTNMATYLRATGRDDVAEWATAVSDYLEADMDVRAQPDSFYDRVIVINLSELEPHINGPFTPDAATPISEFAAKVKENGWPRKMEVGLIGSCTNSSYQDLSRAASIARQAAEDKIPVEAPLIINPGSEQIRYTAERDGILGDFERIGATIMANACGPCIGQWKRHTDDNTRKNSIVTSFNRNFAKRADGNPNTHAFVASPELTLALTIAGDLCFNPLTDTLKTSDGREVKLKEPEGTDFPPKGFEVKDNGYVAPTGKEAGVVISPESNRLQALKPFAAWDGKDLIEMPLLLKAEGKCTTDHISMAGPWLRFRGHLENISDNMLMGAVNAFNGKTNSVLNQLNGKYEAVSAVAKQYKAKGISSIVVAEENYGEGSSREHAAMEPRFLNVKVILAKSFARIHETNLKKQGMLALTFADKDDYKKVREEDKISIIGLKEFAPGKPLTAILYHADGTEESFAVNHTYNELQIKWFKAGAALNAAR; this is encoded by the coding sequence ATGGTGTACGACATTGACATGCTGAGAAGCTTTTATTCTAATTTCCCGAAGCGGGTGGATGCAGCCCGCAAACACGTTGGCCGTCCGTTGACCCTGGCCGAGAAAATCTTATATGCACATTTGTACAACGAATCGGACATCCATCCTTTCCGCCGTGGTGAAGATTATGTGAATTTCCGTCCCGATCGTGTCGCGATGCAGGATGCGACCGCACAGATGGCGTTGCTTCAGTTTATGAACGCAGGAAAATCCGAATCGGCCGTTCCCGCCACCGTGCACTGCGATCACCTGATCCAGGCGAATATGGGGGCTAAGACAGATATTGCAACGGCTACGCAGAGCAACAGCGAGGTCTACGATTTCCTGAAATCCGTTTCCGACAAGTACGGTATCGGCTTTTGGAAACCGGGAGCCGGCATTATCCATCAGGTAGTGCTTGAGAACTATGCTTTTCCCGGCGGTATGATGGTCGGTACGGACTCGCATACGCCGAATGCGGGCGGTTTGGGTATGATCGCTATCGGCGTGGGCGGCGCTGACGCTGTGGATGTGATGACCGGCATGGAATGGGAGTTGAAAATGCCGAAACTGATCGGTGTAAAACTGACCGGTAGCCTGAGCGGATGGGCCTCTCCGAAAGATGTGATCCTAAAATTAGCAGGAATCCTGACTGTGAAGGGAGGAACGAATGCCATCATCGAATATTTCGGTCCCGGCGCCGCATCCTTGTCGGCGACAGGGAAGGCGACAATCTGTAATATGGGAGCCGAGGTGGGCGCCACGACTTCTCTTTTCCCGTTCGATACGAACATGGCCACTTATTTGCGCGCAACGGGACGCGATGATGTGGCCGAGTGGGCAACAGCCGTTTCCGATTATTTGGAAGCCGATATGGACGTGCGGGCACAGCCGGATTCTTTCTATGATCGTGTGATCGTAATCAATTTGTCCGAACTGGAACCGCATATCAACGGCCCGTTCACGCCGGATGCGGCAACGCCTATTTCCGAATTTGCCGCTAAAGTGAAGGAGAATGGTTGGCCCCGTAAGATGGAAGTCGGACTGATCGGTTCCTGCACGAACTCGTCCTACCAGGATTTGAGCCGTGCTGCTTCGATTGCCCGCCAAGCAGCCGAAGACAAGATACCGGTAGAAGCTCCGCTGATTATCAACCCCGGTTCCGAGCAGATCCGTTATACGGCTGAACGGGACGGTATCCTCGGAGATTTCGAGCGGATCGGCGCGACGATTATGGCCAACGCCTGTGGCCCGTGTATCGGGCAATGGAAACGGCATACCGACGATAATACGCGCAAAAATTCCATCGTCACCTCCTTTAACCGTAATTTCGCCAAACGGGCGGACGGCAATCCGAACACACATGCTTTTGTCGCCTCCCCGGAACTCACGCTGGCGCTGACCATCGCTGGAGACCTCTGCTTCAATCCGCTGACCGATACGCTGAAAACCTCCGACGGCCGCGAAGTGAAACTGAAAGAACCGGAAGGCACCGACTTTCCGCCGAAAGGGTTCGAAGTGAAAGACAACGGTTATGTAGCCCCGACAGGTAAGGAAGCCGGAGTGGTGATCAGTCCCGAATCCAACCGTTTGCAGGCCTTGAAGCCTTTCGCAGCCTGGGATGGCAAAGACCTGATCGAAATGCCTCTGTTGCTGAAGGCCGAAGGCAAGTGTACGACCGACCATATCTCGATGGCTGGTCCGTGGCTTCGCTTCCGTGGTCATTTGGAGAATATCTCGGACAATATGTTGATGGGGGCTGTGAATGCTTTCAACGGCAAGACCAACAGCGTATTGAACCAACTGAACGGCAAGTATGAGGCTGTGTCGGCCGTCGCCAAGCAGTATAAGGCAAAGGGAATTTCATCTATCGTCGTAGCAGAAGAAAATTATGGCGAGGGATCGTCCCGCGAACATGCCGCTATGGAACCTCGTTTCCTGAATGTAAAAGTGATCCTGGCCAAGAGTTTTGCCCGCATCCATGAAACGAATCTGAAAAAACAGGGTATGCTTGCTCTCACTTTCGCCGATAAGGATGATTATAAGAAAGTACGCGAAGAGGACAAAATCTCGATCATCGGTCTGAAAGAGTTCGCACCCGGAAAACCGCTGACGGCCATTCTGTACCATGCCGACGGCACGGAAGAATCATTCGCGGTGAATCATACCTATAATGAGTTGCAGATAAAGTGGTTTAAGGCGGGGGCCGCGTTGAATGCAGCCCGGTGA
- a CDS encoding bifunctional aspartate transaminase/aspartate 4-decarboxylase, with amino-acid sequence MTHKITREYEKKMSEISPFELKNILIDLADESARKSTHIMLNAGRGNPNWISTVPREAFFLLGQFGLEECARSSEYGEEMVGLAGIPEKRRIATRFTQFLMKHAGSPGMALLKDTYDYLVNEKGVDENDLVHEWTEGVIGDQYPVPDRILKYTEVLVEDYLKQELCDNRPPKGKFDLFATEGGTAAMCYIFDSLQQNFLLDKGDKIVLFAPVFTPYIEIPEQARYLFDVTEIHACKMTKDGYHTWQYKEEDLDILKDPSVKAAFIVNPSNPPSYGLTDGLMKRIVDIVRNDNPNLMIITDDVYATYIPHFRSIMVELPENTLCVYSFSKYFGATGWRLAVVALHEENIYDRMLKELPAERKEQLNKRYSSISLHPEEIRFIDRMVADSRQVALNHTAGLSLPQQTQMALFASFSLLDRENAYKTKMQQIIHDRLHTLWESTGFTLLDDPLRAGYYSEIDMLVWAKKFYGDDFVVYLQENYEPVDVVFRLAQETSLVLLNGGGFDAPEWSIRCSLANLKREDYVRIGEGIASILHSYADKWKESLKK; translated from the coding sequence ATGACACACAAAATCACTCGTGAATACGAAAAGAAAATGTCGGAAATCAGTCCCTTCGAACTGAAAAATATCCTGATAGACCTTGCGGACGAAAGCGCCCGTAAGAGTACGCATATCATGCTGAACGCAGGGCGCGGCAATCCGAACTGGATCAGTACCGTGCCCCGCGAAGCCTTTTTCCTGCTCGGCCAGTTCGGACTGGAAGAATGTGCCCGTTCCTCCGAATATGGCGAGGAAATGGTCGGGTTGGCCGGTATTCCTGAAAAGAGACGTATCGCCACCCGTTTCACGCAATTCCTGATGAAGCACGCCGGCTCGCCCGGCATGGCACTGCTGAAAGATACCTATGATTATCTGGTGAACGAGAAAGGAGTAGATGAGAACGACCTCGTACATGAATGGACGGAAGGCGTCATCGGCGACCAATATCCCGTTCCCGACCGTATCCTGAAATATACGGAAGTGCTGGTCGAAGACTACCTGAAGCAGGAGTTGTGCGACAACCGCCCGCCCAAAGGGAAGTTCGACCTTTTCGCCACCGAAGGGGGAACTGCCGCGATGTGCTATATATTCGATTCCCTGCAACAAAATTTCCTTCTCGACAAAGGCGACAAGATCGTCCTGTTTGCCCCGGTATTCACTCCTTATATAGAGATACCGGAACAAGCCCGCTACTTATTCGATGTAACCGAAATCCACGCTTGTAAAATGACAAAAGACGGCTACCATACCTGGCAGTACAAGGAAGAAGACCTGGACATCCTGAAAGACCCGTCTGTCAAGGCCGCCTTTATCGTCAACCCGAGCAATCCGCCTTCATACGGTTTGACGGATGGTCTGATGAAACGTATTGTTGATATCGTGCGCAATGACAATCCGAACCTGATGATCATTACCGATGATGTCTATGCGACCTACATTCCCCATTTTCGTTCGATCATGGTGGAATTGCCGGAGAACACTCTCTGCGTCTATTCTTTCTCCAAATATTTCGGAGCGACAGGTTGGCGCCTGGCCGTTGTCGCGTTGCATGAAGAGAATATATACGACCGGATGCTGAAGGAACTGCCGGCAGAGCGGAAAGAACAGTTGAATAAACGTTATAGCAGTATTTCGCTCCATCCGGAGGAAATCCGTTTCATCGACCGTATGGTGGCCGACAGTCGCCAGGTCGCCTTGAACCATACCGCCGGGCTTTCGCTGCCGCAACAGACGCAAATGGCGCTCTTTGCCTCCTTCTCCCTGCTGGATCGCGAGAATGCTTATAAGACGAAAATGCAGCAGATCATTCACGATCGCCTCCATACGCTTTGGGAAAGCACCGGTTTCACATTGCTCGACGATCCGTTGCGTGCCGGCTACTATAGCGAGATCGATATGTTGGTCTGGGCAAAGAAGTTTTACGGGGATGATTTCGTTGTCTACTTACAGGAAAATTACGAGCCGGTAGACGTCGTGTTCCGCCTGGCACAAGAAACTTCACTGGTATTGCTCAACGGTGGCGGGTTCGATGCACCGGAGTGGTCTATCCGTTGTTCGCTTGCTAATCTGAAACGTGAAGATTATGTCCGTATTGGGGAAGGGATCGCCTCTATCCTGCACAGCTATGCGGATAAATGGAAAGAATCGTTGAAGAAATAA
- the aspT gene encoding aspartate-alanine antiporter, translated as MEWFANLLRHYPELAIFLTLAFGFWIGKFKIKKFTLGTVTSVLLVGVLIGQLHIDIGAPLKSVFFLMFLFAVGYSVGPQFFRGLKKEGLPQVLFAVVMCLFCLLAPFMLAKIMGYSAGEAAGLLAGSQTISAVLGVAEDTINQLGIPAADKTDMINVMPVAYAVSYIFGTAGSAWIMSDIAPRLLGGIESVKKACRELEAKMGADDESEQPGFMPAARPITFRAYKISNDWFGAGKTVKELEDYLEGEGRRLFVERVRIDGVIRDAKADQMLLKGNEVVLSGRREFVIGEEDWIGDEVNDIELLDFPAETLPVLISRKKYAGMTVAKLRKLPVMHGVSIKSIKRAGINIPVLAATTIDPGDMLELVGTKLEVNAAADTLGYADRPTNQTDMIFVGLGIFLGGVVGALTIHFGGVPISLSTSGGALIAGLVFGWLRSKHPTFGRIPEPSLWVLNNVGLNMFIAVVGITAGPSFVTGLKEVGISLFFIGALATAIPLIVGVLLGRYVFKFHPAITLGCTSGARTTTAALGAVEDAVESQTPALGYTVTYAVGNTLLIIWGVVIVLLMT; from the coding sequence ATGGAATGGTTTGCCAATTTGCTCCGGCATTACCCGGAGCTTGCCATCTTTCTCACGCTGGCTTTCGGCTTCTGGATCGGTAAATTCAAGATTAAAAAGTTCACGTTAGGGACGGTTACCAGCGTCTTGCTGGTCGGTGTGTTGATCGGGCAATTGCATATCGATATCGGGGCCCCGCTGAAATCGGTGTTTTTCCTGATGTTCTTGTTTGCCGTAGGGTATAGTGTCGGTCCGCAATTCTTCCGGGGATTGAAAAAGGAAGGATTGCCACAGGTCTTGTTTGCCGTCGTGATGTGCCTGTTCTGCCTGCTGGCCCCGTTTATGCTGGCAAAGATCATGGGCTATTCTGCCGGAGAGGCTGCCGGTCTGTTGGCTGGTTCGCAGACGATATCCGCTGTGCTCGGTGTGGCCGAAGATACGATTAACCAATTAGGAATACCGGCGGCAGATAAAACGGATATGATCAATGTCATGCCGGTAGCCTATGCCGTTTCTTATATTTTCGGTACGGCCGGTTCCGCCTGGATCATGAGCGATATCGCTCCTCGTCTGTTGGGCGGGATCGAATCGGTCAAGAAAGCCTGTCGCGAACTGGAAGCCAAAATGGGGGCGGATGACGAAAGCGAGCAACCCGGCTTCATGCCTGCCGCCCGTCCGATCACGTTTCGCGCCTACAAGATCAGCAACGACTGGTTCGGGGCGGGGAAGACCGTGAAAGAACTGGAAGATTATTTGGAAGGAGAAGGAAGACGCCTTTTCGTCGAACGGGTTCGTATCGATGGTGTGATCCGGGATGCGAAGGCCGATCAGATGCTTTTGAAAGGAAACGAAGTCGTGCTCAGTGGACGTCGTGAATTTGTGATCGGAGAGGAGGACTGGATCGGCGATGAAGTCAATGATATCGAGTTGTTAGACTTCCCGGCCGAAACGCTACCCGTATTGATCTCCCGCAAGAAATATGCAGGCATGACAGTTGCCAAACTGCGCAAACTGCCGGTCATGCACGGTGTCAGCATCAAGAGCATCAAACGTGCCGGCATCAACATACCGGTTTTGGCTGCCACGACGATCGATCCCGGCGATATGCTGGAGTTGGTCGGCACAAAATTGGAGGTGAATGCGGCTGCCGATACATTAGGCTATGCCGATCGCCCGACAAACCAGACGGATATGATTTTCGTCGGCCTCGGGATTTTTCTCGGAGGTGTCGTGGGGGCTTTGACGATCCATTTCGGAGGTGTTCCCATCAGCTTGAGTACGAGTGGTGGGGCGTTGATCGCCGGATTGGTCTTCGGATGGTTGCGTTCCAAGCATCCGACTTTCGGACGAATCCCGGAACCTTCCCTTTGGGTACTGAATAATGTCGGGTTGAATATGTTCATCGCTGTTGTCGGTATTACGGCCGGACCGAGCTTTGTCACCGGGCTGAAGGAAGTCGGTATCAGTCTCTTCTTTATCGGTGCGTTGGCTACCGCTATCCCGTTGATTGTCGGTGTGCTGTTGGGAAGATATGTCTTTAAGTTCCATCCGGCCATTACGTTAGGCTGTACATCCGGAGCACGTACTACCACAGCAGCTTTAGGGGCTGTGGAGGATGCCGTTGAGAGCCAGACACCAGCATTAGGCTATACGGTAACATACGCGGTCGGTAATACCCTGTTGATCATTTGGGGAGTCGTGATCGTCCTCTTGATGACCTGA
- a CDS encoding TonB-dependent receptor plug domain-containing protein, whose translation MKKKCWLTALLAGCSLCASHAQTVLRTDTNDLREIRLDEVVVTGTGTEHYLKDAPVQTEVITGKALEQYNGRSLDEILSALSPSITFSPGDMGSNIQLNGLKNDYILIMVNGKRMNGDIGGQNDLSIINPATIERIEIVKGASSSLYGSDAIAGVINIITKKNRDKVSVSNTTRVGNYDDLLQSEIIGFSNGKLNSTTSASMKHTGGWQNTTQEWYHHDLQEGSVSKTVSRSTNFTLSQNFTYKASDRLSLSADASYYQKWIFRPVGPWKYYLYDYFYRNQDYALGLKYRLNDKRSYLTADASFGQYNYYFDYTGQEVTNFFHPDGTRVVNYPGDRVLQTMQRRWLNHVKGVFYLGDNHILSAGIEHQHDYLKSPYRLKQGKASVYTLASYAQDEWSITNRLNLTLGYRFVHHKEFGQKFTPKISAKYSLGDFNLRATYSYGFKAPTLKELYQNYITVIMGPLKAYYGNENLKPQSSNYGSASVEYSNGKFQATVTGYYNRIHNMIALTVVPTSSEDKFLEVEETMKYNNLAKARSFGADFTFNYQVLPSLAIGGGYSYTDAKAQYTEDQNDPNYMKYLPINATSYHNANWKIAWTHKDVGVSLFGRYQSTRYYITDGNGKAYQLWRLNVRSSLLKTKKWNLGMNAGIDNIFNYIDRTPFGKNRGTTSPGRTLYLSLNVKFQNKQK comes from the coding sequence ATGAAAAAGAAATGTTGGCTGACAGCCCTTCTTGCGGGTTGTTCTCTTTGCGCGTCACACGCACAAACCGTGTTGCGCACGGATACGAATGATCTGAGAGAGATCCGCCTGGACGAGGTCGTCGTGACAGGTACCGGAACGGAACATTATTTGAAAGACGCTCCCGTACAGACGGAAGTGATCACAGGGAAAGCGTTGGAACAATACAACGGACGCAGCCTCGACGAGATTCTGAGCGCCCTCTCCCCTTCCATCACGTTCAGTCCGGGAGACATGGGTAGCAATATCCAGCTAAACGGATTGAAGAACGACTATATCCTGATCATGGTGAACGGGAAACGGATGAACGGCGACATCGGCGGACAAAACGACCTGAGTATCATCAACCCGGCAACCATCGAACGCATCGAGATTGTAAAAGGAGCCTCCTCTTCCTTGTATGGAAGCGATGCTATCGCGGGTGTCATCAACATCATCACGAAAAAGAACCGCGATAAAGTCAGTGTCTCCAACACGACACGCGTCGGCAATTACGACGACCTGCTCCAGAGCGAAATAATAGGGTTCAGCAACGGAAAGCTGAACTCCACCACTTCCGCAAGCATGAAACATACCGGAGGTTGGCAAAACACGACTCAAGAATGGTATCACCACGATCTGCAAGAAGGAAGCGTGAGCAAAACAGTGAGCCGCTCCACCAACTTCACGCTTTCCCAGAATTTCACTTATAAAGCGAGCGACAGACTCAGCTTGTCGGCCGATGCCTCTTATTACCAGAAATGGATTTTCCGTCCTGTCGGTCCCTGGAAATATTATTTATACGACTATTTCTACCGGAACCAGGATTACGCCTTAGGCTTAAAATATAGGCTGAACGACAAACGGAGCTATCTGACCGCCGATGCTTCTTTCGGACAGTACAACTACTATTTCGATTATACGGGCCAAGAAGTGACCAACTTTTTCCATCCCGACGGAACGCGGGTTGTCAATTACCCCGGCGACCGCGTATTACAGACCATGCAGCGCAGATGGTTGAACCATGTCAAAGGGGTATTCTATTTAGGAGACAATCATATTTTAAGTGCCGGAATCGAGCACCAACACGACTATCTGAAATCTCCTTACCGCCTGAAACAGGGGAAGGCATCTGTCTATACTTTAGCCTCTTATGCACAAGACGAATGGTCGATAACAAACCGGCTAAACCTGACTCTCGGTTATCGTTTTGTCCATCATAAAGAATTCGGTCAAAAGTTCACCCCAAAAATATCAGCCAAGTACAGCCTTGGCGATTTCAACCTGCGTGCCACTTACTCGTATGGTTTCAAAGCCCCCACCTTGAAAGAGCTTTATCAGAATTATATCACCGTTATCATGGGACCGCTGAAAGCCTATTACGGCAACGAGAACCTAAAGCCCCAAAGTTCGAACTACGGTTCGGCAAGCGTAGAATACAGCAACGGGAAATTCCAGGCAACCGTGACCGGGTACTATAACCGGATACACAACATGATCGCCCTGACCGTCGTCCCGACTTCGTCAGAAGACAAATTCCTGGAAGTAGAAGAAACGATGAAATACAACAACCTCGCCAAAGCCCGTTCATTCGGAGCCGACTTCACCTTCAACTATCAGGTGCTTCCGTCACTGGCTATCGGAGGAGGCTACAGTTATACGGATGCAAAAGCCCAGTACACGGAAGACCAGAACGATCCCAACTACATGAAATATCTGCCGATCAACGCGACTTCCTACCACAATGCCAACTGGAAAATAGCCTGGACACACAAAGATGTCGGCGTCAGCCTTTTCGGCAGATACCAGTCCACACGCTATTACATCACGGATGGAAATGGAAAAGCCTATCAGCTCTGGCGCCTGAATGTAAGAAGCTCACTGCTGAAAACGAAGAAATGGAACCTGGGGATGAATGCCGGCATCGATAATATATTCAATTATATCGACCGCACACCTTTCGGCAAGAACCGGGGGACAACCAGTCCCGGACGGACTTTATACCTCTCGCTGAACGTTAAATTTCAGAATAAACAAAAATAA
- a CDS encoding sirohydrochlorin cobaltochelatase, which yields MKKFKHLWLAGLLLAATVGFTSCDDDDDNATSANPAEEFVTKNKKHETAILLCTFGSTFKESIKTYDQTLADFETAFPDADIYLAFTSYTCVNRVFAETGIERYQPDLWLKAIGKAGYKKVAVQSLHIIPGEEYLNLMNKTVKKDFMIEQYPNVQVTKGTCLVYDEDDVQAVSAALYDHYKSNLADKKHLLLLMGHGNPDKNYNANSKYAEVEEAMQALSPNKNVFVGTVDYGDMLFWPLDKDEKPLPAPNAESVYSKLTKYCEDNNLQPSDITISLAPFMSIAGDHAHNDLWGIEDGDDFSEATPGADACWRLKLLKMGFKIATDESHNGDVDKCTINGLGDYASIRKVWVDHLKAIYNNADEWQTGEDYQ from the coding sequence ATGAAGAAGTTTAAACATTTATGGCTGGCAGGCTTATTACTTGCAGCCACAGTAGGGTTCACATCCTGTGACGACGATGACGACAATGCAACATCTGCCAACCCGGCAGAAGAATTCGTGACAAAGAACAAAAAGCACGAGACAGCCATTCTGCTATGTACTTTCGGAAGTACTTTCAAAGAATCTATCAAGACCTACGATCAGACGTTGGCAGATTTCGAAACGGCATTTCCTGATGCAGACATCTATCTGGCTTTTACATCTTACACCTGTGTGAATCGTGTCTTCGCCGAAACAGGTATCGAGCGTTATCAACCGGATCTTTGGTTAAAAGCAATTGGTAAAGCCGGTTATAAAAAAGTAGCCGTACAATCTTTACACATCATTCCCGGCGAAGAGTATCTGAACTTAATGAACAAAACGGTCAAGAAAGACTTCATGATCGAACAATACCCGAATGTCCAAGTGACAAAAGGTACCTGTCTGGTTTACGATGAAGACGATGTGCAAGCTGTTTCTGCCGCCTTATACGATCATTACAAGAGCAACCTGGCCGACAAAAAACATTTGCTCCTGTTGATGGGACACGGCAACCCGGACAAGAACTACAATGCCAACAGCAAATACGCCGAAGTGGAAGAAGCCATGCAAGCATTGTCTCCTAACAAAAACGTATTCGTCGGGACTGTCGACTATGGCGACATGCTGTTCTGGCCGTTGGACAAGGATGAAAAACCTTTACCTGCGCCTAATGCCGAAAGCGTTTATTCCAAACTGACAAAATACTGCGAAGACAACAACCTGCAACCGTCAGATATCACGATCTCGTTGGCTCCCTTCATGTCTATCGCTGGCGACCATGCCCACAACGACCTGTGGGGCATCGAAGACGGTGACGACTTTAGCGAAGCTACTCCGGGCGCCGATGCTTGCTGGAGATTGAAATTGCTGAAGATGGGCTTCAAGATCGCCACAGACGAAAGTCACAACGGGGATGTCGATAAATGTACGATCAACGGTTTGGGCGACTATGCCTCCATACGCAAAGTATGGGTAGATCATTTGAAAGCCATCTACAATAATGCCGACGAGTGGCAAACTGGCGAGGATTACCAATAA
- a CDS encoding sirohydrochlorin cobaltochelatase yields MTTSKFIYIFFCMFYILTQSARAEGNFVESDLFGSLKEGEKAAVLVVHFGTTHEDTRAKTIDAVNNKIAEAFPGIEVREAWTSRIIMHRMKTRGLKRLSPEEALRQLKTDGYTHILIQSSNIIEGIEMESLRKDVAAQEKDFKEIRISTPLLFSPGDYEAVIAAITPKGIKDGAVLLVGHGTYTPNTAQYAMLDYMLKAKGFSRWSVGTIEGYPSFDDALLQIESGSQKTIQLIPFMFVAGEHAKNDIAGDWKENLEKQGYRVDVLMEGLGQNPAIQDIIVQHARFCATHKYLDIVKKKKEYAQGKEKYE; encoded by the coding sequence ATGACAACAAGCAAATTTATCTACATTTTCTTTTGCATGTTCTACATCCTGACACAATCTGCGAGAGCGGAAGGGAATTTTGTCGAATCCGATCTATTCGGTTCTCTGAAAGAAGGCGAAAAGGCTGCCGTACTTGTCGTCCATTTCGGAACTACACACGAAGATACGCGGGCCAAGACAATAGACGCCGTCAACAACAAGATAGCGGAAGCATTTCCCGGCATCGAAGTCCGCGAGGCCTGGACATCCCGCATCATCATGCACCGCATGAAAACCCGCGGCTTGAAGAGACTGAGTCCGGAAGAAGCTCTCCGACAACTGAAAACGGATGGTTATACTCATATCCTGATCCAATCCAGCAACATCATAGAAGGGATTGAAATGGAATCACTCCGCAAAGACGTCGCCGCACAGGAAAAAGATTTCAAAGAGATCCGCATCAGCACTCCCCTTTTGTTCAGCCCCGGCGACTACGAAGCAGTGATAGCAGCCATCACCCCAAAAGGGATCAAAGACGGAGCGGTCCTATTAGTCGGACACGGCACCTACACACCGAACACGGCTCAATACGCCATGTTGGACTATATGCTCAAAGCAAAAGGGTTCAGCCGGTGGTCCGTCGGCACTATAGAAGGGTATCCTTCCTTCGACGATGCTTTGTTACAAATCGAAAGTGGAAGTCAGAAGACCATCCAATTAATACCGTTCATGTTCGTTGCCGGCGAGCACGCGAAAAACGATATTGCCGGAGACTGGAAAGAAAATTTGGAGAAACAAGGATATCGCGTTGATGTCCTGATGGAAGGGCTCGGACAAAACCCTGCCATCCAAGACATTATCGTACAGCATGCACGTTTCTGTGCCACCCACAAATATCTTGATATCGTCAAAAAGAAAAAAGAATATGCTCAGGGTAAGGAAAAATATGAATAA
- a CDS encoding glycyl-radical enzyme activating protein yields MFVFDIKRYAINDGPGIRITIFMKGCPLSCVWCHNPEGISSRKQKLYTKKKCIGCRTCVEACPQQALTLTPEGIVTDGARCTLCGICAEVCPALAMEISGTEYSAEALMKEIEKETVFMDRSEGGVTFCGGEPLLHPEPLLDLLRRCGEQGIHRAVDTTLFARPEIVRDVMDNCELLLVDLKQMDSAKHAKYCGVPNELILSNLRMVAEAGHDFYLRIPLIEGVNADEENITRSAAFLASLPWEHRTVNLLLYHDIGKGKHEKLGTVYNPDRYAFAAPSDETVGRCREIFADYGIETTIGG; encoded by the coding sequence ATGTTTGTTTTCGATATAAAACGATATGCCATCAACGACGGGCCGGGTATCCGGATTACGATCTTTATGAAAGGATGCCCCCTGTCGTGCGTATGGTGTCATAATCCGGAAGGAATCTCCAGCCGGAAGCAAAAACTCTATACGAAAAAGAAATGCATCGGTTGCCGGACATGCGTCGAGGCTTGTCCGCAGCAGGCATTGACACTCACGCCGGAGGGGATCGTGACGGACGGGGCGCGTTGTACCCTGTGCGGAATCTGTGCCGAGGTGTGTCCGGCTTTGGCGATGGAGATATCGGGTACGGAGTATTCGGCCGAAGCCTTGATGAAGGAGATTGAGAAGGAGACCGTTTTCATGGACCGTTCGGAGGGGGGCGTGACGTTTTGCGGAGGAGAGCCGTTGTTGCATCCCGAACCGTTATTGGACTTGTTGCGCCGTTGCGGGGAACAGGGGATCCATCGGGCTGTCGACACGACGCTGTTCGCCCGGCCGGAGATCGTACGCGACGTGATGGATAATTGCGAGCTTCTCCTTGTCGATTTGAAGCAGATGGATTCGGCCAAGCATGCGAAATATTGCGGTGTCCCGAACGAATTGATCCTGTCCAATCTTCGGATGGTTGCAGAAGCCGGACACGATTTCTATCTTCGTATTCCTTTGATCGAAGGTGTGAATGCCGATGAAGAAAATATAACACGCAGTGCCGCTTTCCTGGCTTCGTTGCCGTGGGAGCACCGGACTGTAAACCTGCTTTTATATCATGACATTGGCAAGGGCAAGCATGAAAAATTGGGTACGGTCTACAATCCGGATCGATATGCTTTCGCTGCCCCTTCGGACGAGACGGTCGGACGTTGCCGGGAGATATTTGCCGACTATGGGATCGAAACGACCATCGGAGGATGA